The DNA sequence aggaaagaagaaagaaatgcaACCCTAAAGATAAGCTGGGGGCGAGGAGAGGAAGACGTTAAGCTGAGTACATGGAAGAGTCTTCTAGCAACCTCCACCGTCTCCTTTTGCTACGTAAAGGTTCTTGCTACTCCAACACCCATAGACAGTGAACTATCATCTCTTCATCAGAGTTGCAACAAGCGCAAGTAGATAGCTTTGCCAGAGGAAGAAAAGAACTTTTGGGGGGGAGCTTCGTCTTCCAGAACTCTTTCCAGATGCCTTTGCAATGCAGCGGCTCTGGATAAAAGTCAATTGTAAGCCGATTGAAATGGTAAGCAACTTTGTAAACTGAGGATACTTCATAGTTACTCGATTTATGGTAGAGCCATTGAATTTTATCAGAACCGTCACCAATATGTACCTTGAGTATTTGTTGAGCTATATTTAATTAATTGGGAGTTCCATAGAGTTTCATTCTCTATTCACATTTATCAGGTCACAAACTCTCATCACATTTGGTTCTCTGAGATTTCGATTGATAATCATCGGAGAGAGAAATGGTTGAAACGGCAAAATCCAAGGATTTGAAGCAATGTTGATGTTGGAGCCATCCCTAACCTTCCAAATCAGTCCTCTTTTTCAACAACTTTGCGGCCCTCCAACAAGCTCCTCCATCCCCACGAAGGTAAGACACCATTCTTAGCTTTCATAACATTACGCACTTGAAGTAGTTGTCTTTAAGCATTTTAGACAGCTTAGAGTTAGGTTGAACCATAACTCTCCAACATTATTTTTCAAGTAAGGCTAGATTTTGTGCTCTGAGGTCTTTCCATCCCAAACCCCCTTCCGATTTGAGCCGTGACATCTTTTCCCAACTAACCTAAGAGATTTTTTTATCTGTACCCTTTTGCCTCCACTAAAATTGGGTTAAAATATTGTTCTCTAGATTAATGACTAAGATAGCTTAAAGTAGGAGAGAGAATAAATCGGCACTGCCTCACCCACGATCTTTATTTGAATGTGTCTTTCACCTATTGATAGCAATATTCGTTTTCACCCCTCTACCTTCTTATAAACTTTATCCTTAATCAGCCCAAAAGTGGGCTTCTTGGATCTCTGATCCCAAGTATTTATCCTGAACATTCACGAGGGATGTTCAATCTGTTCGCAAGCATCTGTCTCATTGTCAAAGTAGAGTTATTACTTAGATTGAACTTTTGTCCACTAAAAGCCTCATAAGTGTCTAGGAGGACTGAAATGTTGTCACAACATTGGAGAGAAATTTTGCAAAAATTGTAGAGTTGTCGGCAAATAGAAGATCATTGATCTTAGGGCACCTTTTCTTTAGTATACCTTGAATGGTGTTGTTTCTTCTACTTTGTTTAGCAAGAAGAAAATGCATTCTGCACAAAATAAGAATAGACATGGGGATAGAGGATTTTTTTGACGGATATTTCTTTGAAAGTCAAAAGTTTGTCATTCCACAATAACATGGTAAGAAACATTGATAACCAATTCCTAAATCAAACCAATCAATTTAGGATCAAACCCTAATCTCGCCGTTATAAACCACAAAAATCGTCATTCAACTCTATTATAGGTCTTACTCATATCCAACTTTAGAGCTATTTCAGTGTCTAagcccttctttttattcttcaagTATTGCATGCATTTGTGAGAAATAAGGATATTATCTAAAAGGGTAAAGTACTATTTTGGTTCCCAACATTTGGGTCAAATCCTAATTTGGTTTCTAACGTTTTATAcgtcttatttttatcctaaaaAGTTTCAAACATGTTTAATGTGGTCATATCATTAATGAATGACGTAGACATTATTGCGGTGGTTTTTTTCCATTTGTATGTCTCGTCACTGGTGGATGTATGCATTTGATGTCTCCGGAAAAAGGCTTTTCGTCCTAAATAGTCTACACACTAAATCACATGATACATCACGGATGAGGCTAGATGCATATGCGGTACCAAAAGATCTCCCCTTAATCTATTTAACCCGAAGTATTGTATTATGTTTAAACTTTGAATACGTTTCAGGGGAGGCTCATTGAAGACATAGCTCAAGTGGTCATCTCCACGTAGAAGCCCACTCTGATAGGTCTGCCTTGCACATACGCCTCTGTTCCAATACAACCAAACGGGTGAGTCCCCCTCAAAACCTAACAATATCTTAATTAGTAAGTTTAATTGAGATATATATTGGTTCTCCTAATATAGTCCATTGTTTTCGTTCACATAAATTTGATTGTTGTGTATACGCAATAAAATTCATAGAGTATTGGATCGAAGGCGGGTAACTGAATGACTGGGATTATGTGAGCTTTTAAATTCTATTGCTAAATAACTGATTATGTAAACACACATCACTATCTGTAACTAAGTGCGGTCGTACAATATTGATTTTCACATGCAGGATACCATCAAGTTATACAGGATGAAAATAATGCTTGTCATCATTCTGAGTTAAAAAAATTCAGCCATTGGAGATGCACTGAATGCCCTTGACAGTCGTCCTCAAAGTGTTGTGCGCCACAACCAACCAAGGAACAAACGTAAAGAGGCTAGGACACCGTTCATAGCACCTGGCACAAAGAGCAAGTTTTGACGAGCTGAAGGATTGCTGAAGAAACAGCCCATCTAAAGGAGCTAAACCCTCACATGCTAAGCTATATTTTGTTGGAACTTGATATTTTTTTGCGTTTACACACACTGACTGTTTGTTTTGGATTCTTATGTTATTAGCGGGTGCTTGTTTTATGAACCTTGTTGAACTTTGTTGGGTGCTTGTTTTATGAATCTTGTTGAACTTTGTCGGTTAATTAACGGAGAATGCGTGTATTGTGAATGTGAATCCGGTCTTTAGAGATTGGTTTGTCTTATTtaggggtggcaacactacccgaacccgcgggtacccaccccgcccctacccgttcggggcgggttcttgggcggggcgggacggggtcgggtttaggttgaacccgcccctacccgccccggtatatataatatatatgtaaatatatatatttttaatatataatatacgtaacatatataaaataattagtaaaatgattaataatattatatcatatataaatttttactttaatttatattttgtatgaaaatggtgattatataatttttaaaatttaattttatttgttagatttaataattataggggcgggtacccgcaggggcgggttagggtttaacattttacaacccgcgggtagggcggGGTGGGTTTGATGCGGATTTTCTGTAGGgtggggcggggtcgggtagagcaaaaatccGCCCCTACCTGCCCTGTTGCCACCCCTAATCTTATTGTGGATGTGGATGTACACTTGCTACGTTTTAAAGTGTACATGTTTGAAGTGGCTAAACATATTGAGGTTTCAATGAGTTATTTTTGGATGTGTCTACTTTTGGACGTGTCTTTTAATGCAGGTATCTTTCGTTATCTATGGATGTGTCTTCTGACGTAGGTGTCTATTTTGGTCGTGTTTTGTTCGAATGTGTCTGTATACGTATGTGTCTTCTGTTGGAAGTGTCTTTTGCCAATGTAAAATCTTTTGTGTTTTCATTTAATTATGGATGTGTCTTCTGATagacatttttttttgttgtgtctTCTTTCGATGTGTCTATATATAGATGTGTTTTCTTCCAATGTGTCTTTCATGTTATTGTTTAACCATGGATGTGTGTTGAGGGACGTGTCTCTTTTCATCATGTCTTTTTCGAAGGTGTCTATATATGGATGCGTCTTTTACTAGAGGTGTCTTCTACTAAGGTGtctatatatgtatgtatctaTTTACAAATGTGTCTTCCACTAGAGGTATCTTTTGTTAACGTGTCTTTTGTGGGCTTCTCTATCACTGGATGTTTCTTAAAACAGAGGTTCCTTTTTTGGTCATTTTTTCATTTTACTTAGAATCAAAGTTCTGATCGAGACTTGTTGATCGAGACTTGTTGGATTCTCGAAGAAGGCTGAGTCAAACTAACTTGGGAACATAACCGTGACAAAATAAAATGAAGCCTAAGTTAACAAAACCTACTCTATTTTGTCCTCCAAattaaaagcacaaaaaaattgtGATTAAAAGCACTCAAACTTagaagggtaaagtactaaattggtcccctaggtttgagcgtaattctgttttggtccttaaggtttaaagtgttctatttgaatccaaaaaagtttcatttagcatcaatttagtcccacagtgaggtcaaaattaaataattaacaaaatgtcctacataacaacagttcaagaacaaaattgataatttggagaacaagtacaagctccagaggcacaaaatcaaccattgatgcatcaatacatttatttatcattttctttagttttatagaaaataatttatttatattataaaaaaaaaataaataaatgtattgatgtatcaatggttgattttatgcctctggagcttgtaattgttctccaaattatcgattttgttcttgtactgttgttatgtaggatattttgttaattatttaattttgacctcactgtgggactaaattgatgctaaatgaaacctttttggattcaaatagaacactttaaactttaaggaccaaaacagaattacgcccaaacctaggggaccaatttagtactttacccaacTTAAAAAATTGATAACAGTATAATCATATCAGTGGATCAtactcaaaaaataataatatattctcaacttaaaattgtttattaaataaaaaagttgaatattttgttaaagagaagtgaaaaaaaatcaaaataaaataaaattcttctTACAAATCTATAATCaaaatttttctaattattttcaaACGAATTTAACAATGAAGCCGCCATGTTACTGTGATTCATTCGCTCTAATAGCTGAACCCACAGCTAGATTTTGATTGACTACTTCATCATTTTTCTAGAAAAAGCACcacatgcaaaaaaaaaagagttaatttTATCCATTAAGACATCTTAACAAGGGGTTCGAAATTAACCAAATGGTACGCACATACTGGAGgtgcatttttcttctttcttcgtaTGGATTTCTTGATTAAGTTGTCCAGTTCAGATCCAAGCCTTTTCAACCTTGGTCGACCCTTCGTTGTCACTTTTGAAGGATCTCGAATGTCATTTGCACCAAGAGCGAACTCACTCTGTGTCACTATGTTGTTTTGTGTAGTTGCAACACTTTTGGACCCAAAGTTCGCATGATAATCAAACAGATTGGCCATCAAATCATCAAGACCCGAACGTAACATGACCGCTTCTTCACAGGTCACGAAATTTTGGGCAACATTAAAAAAGTATGAACACAATCTTTTGAATAAGTTGTGGCTTTCATCCGATCGAttctcgtcgtggctgctcttgatgtaaATGTATTTGCGCTGTACATTCTTGTTTCATCGAGGGAAAACATAGCAAGATGATACTCTGTCTACTCTATAATATGAGAACACAGCAAGATAGTGGCCACAAAGAATACCTCCTGATTCAAACATGTTGCACTCGCACCGAATCTTGTGTGTCAATGAGTCAAACTCAACACCGTTCggtgtaaaactaagatatttatgtgtattgttaagaatttttggtgtatttgTACTAATAAGAAGAACAATAGCAATAAAAAGAACGATGAAGAGGATAAAAtacgtgaaaaagaagaagaaacacaaagaaaaaagaggagaaatgcaaagaagaaagaggaggaggaacgtgGAATACAAACGTTGGAAGAGGAACGGCATGATTTTATGCGCGCATTATGTGAGTGAGTTTTGTTGGGTTAGGATTAACTTGTATGGACTTGTttgccaaaaagacttgtatctATAACAggactttaaaaattaattgtatatttgcttattttttcaattttaaaattgtccACTTCTATTAAGTCGGTGCTTAGTGTAATATCAATTTAATCAATGACCGTCAATGTGATTTATCTTTTTCGGTAATTAGTTTTGAATGTCTACACCAAAAGTGGATTCAATATCGTTATGAGTTTTGCTAGGGAACCAACTAGGGTCCAGCCAGCTTCTGCCAACTCTCTAATAAATTGGATTTTGAAGTCCGTCTTAATAAAAGTAAGTTGATATATATAGATGTTTCTTTTACTAAGCATTatgatgtttctttttcatattaaatagatatttttttaatgtattttttgaattttttgtattaCAGATTGAAAAGAgaaagtttttataatttttaattagatttacttaatcaatttctaattatttaaattttgaatttaaaaaatttaaaattattattaataattataattaattgtattGTTTAATTCTTGTCTGATTACACACTTGATTACCTACACTtgattacctatacttttcctatcgTTATTTATAAATTTCATATGAACAAATTTTAATAGCCAATCCACCGTCCATCTTTTAGTATTaagtataataaataaattcagaAATAGTAACGTGTTATTTTGTTTGTTAAACAAAAAGGTGTGATTTAGTCTAAATACAAAATGGAATAAAATGAAACAAAGTTTCACTAATCCTTGAAACAGATCATTGATAAGTGACAACAATAATCCAAGTCTTTTCTACACATCAAACAGTACCATCGTACTCAACAAAAGACCAAAATGGTGATTGAATTATTATTACACCCTCATTTTTTCATTTTACAATTTCTTCATTTTAGAAGAGTTTGATCCCAAAATTTTGGAAATTGGGATTGTTGGAAAATATTCCAAGATGGGAATACTGGAATAGAGAGGGAAAAATTACCACTGAGGATACAGATTTACACAATGGCATGTCAGTgtgataaaaatatgtacaattaGTGTGATTTCAGTTCCTACCACCATTGCTCCGAGGGGTAAGCTCAGCTGGCTAATGTGAAGTGAAGGCGAGGGTGACATTTATCAGCTCAACCTTGATACTACAGCATTGCTATAACATACAAGAACCACATTGAGCACAATCCTCCAACAGGTCACTGTCAAGACCATAACTTGGTTATCTCGGGCAGCATATCCCTTATTGGACCCAAAGTGGTGCTTATAAAGATTATAGTTACAAGCAGGCTTACTCTGACACTCGTCCAGCAGCTGCCGCAATATTGGACCCCAGTCCAACACCGGCCATTGGAGAACTGAGCACTGGAAATATCTTGTGCGCGATGAAGGACAGCTGTCATCAAGGgtaaaatattcaaattaagagaagaaaaaagttttttaatataattaagccGTAAAAATAAAACACACACACAAACAGGAACTGCAAATATAGAGACTACGCAAGAATCATCTTTACCTCCATTGTGATTCACAGTTTGAAGATGACAAATTTAACCTTTTTTGCCTGGAAGATTAGGAAATGAGCCCGACGAGTGGGAAACTGGTCTTTGGATAAATGGATGGCTTAAGAGTTGGGCAGCAGTGGGACGGTGATCTGGATTAACTTGAAGGCACTGCAGGATAAAGTCTCGAGCATCCTTTGAAAGAGAATCAGGCATAGAAGGACGCTCACCTTTCCCAATTCTATATAATGCCTGCATCTGTTGTCAGAAGAGATCAAAAGTTGAgagactaataaaaataatagcaaAAAATATGCAGTTATGCAACTAATCAGTTAATGGAAAATATTCATGTTATTATATATCTATAGCAATCAGCAATATCTCCCAACAAAATATAGAAGTTATTTACAACATAAGATCTGGAGCTCGGAATTTTGATCAATAGGCATAAGCATGAACTGTTCAATCACTAATAAGAGGCCAAAACAAACTTTATAGAAATAGATTGAATAGGAACTAAAATCAAAACTGAAAATATGAAAATTGCTTCAGACAAAAAAGAAGAGGCGAAGACTGATTATATTGTAACTCGGTAATGAAAGGGAAATAATGACACATACGCTTTCAAACTCCGAATATGGAAGTTTGCCTGTTAACATTTCTAGTACAGTGCATCCCAAACTCCACATATCAGCTGGAAGCCCATAACCTTGGTTCTTTCCTTTCACAACCTGCATATTTCAGCCTCATAATCAATAATCATGTCATCAAGAAACTATAAAGCTATAAATCAAGGTAGAAATTTTGGCAAGCTTAAGGTAAACTTTTAGTTTCAAATGCAAAGGGATTTTTCCTCTTCAAacataagaggaaagaaagaatttAATACAACAATAGACACTCATCCAAAAGAAGATGACCCCATAGCTAAGTTACCCAGAAAACTTCTTGGGAGTGTAAAATTATGCCTTTCCATACGGATAAGAGACTGTATTAACAAAAAATCTACTGCTCTTCCAACATGCATAGTTTCATTGCTTAAGCTTCTCAAATAAGAAAAGTAGGCATTCATGTGAAATGCATGCAGCTCTCGGTAACTATATGATAAATATATTTCTTCTGCGTTTGGTCCACAGCTGAAGAAAAGTGGAAATTCAACCTAGAGCTGTTCATCCAGCAATTAAGCTAACTAATTGAAGAATCAAGGGAGAGTTCAAACCTCAGGAGCCATCCACAAGGGTGTCCCCCTGCATGATTTAATGTCGTTCAATTTGGTTGCCTGAAATAATAAAGCagtataagaaaattaaaatgttaagCAACTGGAGCAACTGAaattgaaaaatcaaagaaacaaaataacagACTAAACAGTGAAGTATAAACTGAGGAAGATTTTCACCTTTGCCAATCCAAAATCAGCAAGCTTTACAGATCCATTTGCATCCACCAATATATTTGCACATTTAATATCCCTTTAAATTGGGGAAAACATAATTAGATCATAGTTAGAGAGATTGTTTCATGATAATTAACTAACTGAAATAGAAAGTACGAAAACAACACTCAAAGGGCATCATGAGCTAAACCCAAAGATGAAAATTTACTTAACAAAATTTCCAAAATTGAAAACCAAACATGAATTAGTTCATGCAATCAAGTTACAAAATGTTTCCCTGCCCTGTCCCAAAGAACATAAGAAGAACACAGCCTACTAACAAGAAGGAAAATGAGAAACCAATATTACAGAAATCATTTACAAAGAATACATTATGCAATTATGAGCGTGTACGCAAAGAAATGTAAAGTCACCTGTGAAGCACATTTCGATCGTGAAGATACTTCAAGCCATGCAGAATCTGTCTTGTGTAGGCAGAGACTTGGGAATCTCGAAGAGTATACCTGTGATAAAGGCTTGCAAGAGAACCTTTGGTTACAAGCTCAAGAAAGATATACAGCTTTGATTCATCCTGTATAACATCAAGCGAATGAAACAGTGGTTACATAACACAATTACAACTCTTATGGAAACATATAGACAGGGGGAAGAGAGAAACACTTGAGAGCAAAAGTTGCTTATAGCTTAAAGAAGCTTTGTAAAAACCAGAATGAAATATTGAATAGAATTATGCAGCTGAAAAACCCATGACAGGACCATGGCCATTCAGTTGTTTGTCACGTTGCATTGAACTAAGGCTCTCAGGAATACACCATATTGGTAGTTGGACTAAGCATTCTCCAATTCACCAAATGCAGcaaaatttattctcattttgaATATATGTTtacccccccaaaaaaaaaaacttaaataccTGTGTTCTGAATTTTTAGTTTATGTTATTAGCTCTTGCAGTCTTACGGATCCCTTGCTATACAAACTTAGACTACATTTTATAGCCTATCATGACATCATGAACTGACTCTAATAAAAAACATTCCACATATACTGATAAAAAAATCTTGAGATCCATAAGGGGACCTATTACATTGGTGTAATCTGTACTGGTAATTTTCAACATGGAATCAACAGTAGCAAAGGCCAAATAGAAGTAATAGTGAAAAGAGAGGACATGAATGAAGTACCGTTTCTGTGCCATAGTATTGAACTATGTTCTCATGTTCAAACTGACTCAAAAGTGCTATCTCCTGTGAAAAAGACAAAGCAAAAAGTTTAAAACAATATATGTAGTAGGAGAAAAATGAAGCATTTTATACAATACCAAGCAATATAGCATAATATTTACAAGTTTTTTTTTACACGTTACAAAAGAGTTAGTTAATGGAAAAAGTATAGTACGGGGGAAAAGACCATGAAGCAATAAATGAATAAACCTCTCACCTGCTCCAGTTGATAGATACTTTGCTTTCCCTGATTATCTTGATCAAGCAGTGAAACCTCTTTCACAGCAAAAAAGAATCCATCTCTGCAGTAATATACAGAAGATAAAATTTATAAGTTAGTAATTATGACTAACATAACATAACACAGAGGCTATATTTGGATTGATGGTATGTAAGGGAGTTGACTAAGATGATGTTCAAAGAAGTGGACTGGAGCCCATAGGAAGAGAGTTATTATTTCATTCACATGTTTGGATAAAAACATATTCCATCTGAAGTCTGAACacacacccccccccccccaaaaaaaaaaaaaaacacacacacacacacaaacaaaaaaaattgggaGAAACAAAAAACGAGAATTTTTGTTGAATAGAATGGAATCTATTCTATCAGTAACTAACCATTCCACCAAAATTTCGAGACCCTTTCCCCAAAAATTAACATCAGTTATAGTAAATTTGCCCGTGTATAACATATCCCGCTTCGCCGCTTGCATcattaaatttttcttatttctacAATTCTGTATCACTGCATCAATTTCACTAGGTAGCCCAAATGAACAAGTTAGTTAGATTACTATGATGAAGTTCTAAAATACATTCTAGTATTCTACAATATCAAAAGTAAAACGGGAAGCTGAAGCGAAAGCAAAAGTGAAATGCAAACTGGACTTGGAAAAAAAAACCCTTACCCAGAAATTCCTTCATAGACTGAGCCAAAGGAACCCCGTCCAAGAAGCTCACCCTTTTGCCAATCGCCAGAGGTAATAATACGCTTGATTCTTCCATTGGGAGATATATTGTTAGACCTTGGACCTGTGGTAGTGCTTGAAGTATCATCTTCTTCATTTGAAGTGCTAAAACCACACGACCCCGAAAGATCAGCAACAATCTCCGCAATCCTCGCCGCATTATCCACCCTTTCTTCCACCTCCTCTTCTCTCTTACCTCGTCCTTCCTCCACCACTACtacttgcttttcttcttcttcgtcttctttatCTGGTTCTATCTGTAGTAAGTGGCCATTGTCTGCACCTTCTGGAGCAAAGTCCCTTAGAAGGTCCCAAGTGGAGCTTGTGTTGTCCACCACAGGCACCTTGGTCCCCGGCGGCGGCCTAAGCATCGGCGGACGAACCCCTTTGATTCCTCCGCATACACCACTGGAGCTCTCCGCGCAGCAACCACTGGTCTCAtcaaccctaaccctagctcCACCTTCGAATTCCTCGGCCAATTCACCCACCGCAACGACGTCGCTCCGCCGCGGTGGCACTTGCTCTTCCCTCGGATTCAGCCTCGGGAGAATATCCGATGACGACCGGACCTTCATGGCTTCCCAGGCCGCCGCCGGTATGGCGAAGTCCTCCGGGCCGGAGAGCCCCAAGCTCCGGCAAATCCGGTCAAACTCGCCCTCGGTTCCCTCAATTCGGAAGCTAGTTCGGTCGTAGAAATCCATGGATCGGGTGTAAATGGAATCGCTTCTGCTTCCGCCACCGACGGAAGAAGAGGAATCATCGTGTGAGGAGGTGGTGGAGCCGTCGGCGTCGTAGTCAACGTACTTGACGGCATT is a window from the Arachis hypogaea cultivar Tifrunner chromosome 17, arahy.Tifrunner.gnm2.J5K5, whole genome shotgun sequence genome containing:
- the LOC112764406 gene encoding mitogen-activated protein kinase kinase kinase 1, which produces MHHLPPFFNSSNRNQRSNNNSMDSKKLRRKPKLERRNAVKYVDYDADGSTTSSHDDSSSSVGGGSRSDSIYTRSMDFYDRTSFRIEGTEGEFDRICRSLGLSGPEDFAIPAAAWEAMKVRSSSDILPRLNPREEQVPPRRSDVVAVGELAEEFEGGARVRVDETSGCCAESSSGVCGGIKGVRPPMLRPPPGTKVPVVDNTSSTWDLLRDFAPEGADNGHLLQIEPDKEDEEEEKQVVVVEEGRGKREEEVEERVDNAARIAEIVADLSGSCGFSTSNEEDDTSSTTTGPRSNNISPNGRIKRIITSGDWQKGELLGRGSFGSVYEGISGDGFFFAVKEVSLLDQDNQGKQSIYQLEQEIALLSQFEHENIVQYYGTETDESKLYIFLELVTKGSLASLYHRYTLRDSQVSAYTRQILHGLKYLHDRNVLHRDIKCANILVDANGSVKLADFGLAKATKLNDIKSCRGTPLWMAPEVVKGKNQGYGLPADMWSLGCTVLEMLTGKLPYSEFESMQALYRIGKGERPSMPDSLSKDARDFILQCLQVNPDHRPTAAQLLSHPFIQRPVSHSSGSFPNLPGKKG